A single Anopheles maculipalpis chromosome 3RL, idAnoMacuDA_375_x, whole genome shotgun sequence DNA region contains:
- the LOC126562357 gene encoding arrestin domain-containing protein 17-like, translating into MASSPACTISFDDNFHGVFFAGQKFTGTVDIDLPKTKKVKGISLKVTGLARVLWTETYGTGTTIAFQGREDFLKHVVVFVRSDTDEPIVMDPGRQVYKFALQLPNSLPTSFEGDYGYIRYTARVIFERPWKFDLTYKIAFTVVNQLNLNTISPPLNVPVVQEHIKHFYCGPCRSEPLTINVMLPMTGYVPGQFVLTTVSISNGSNKCIAEVKLKLRRQVRYCSKTPYQQNRTVYNTLAKFQCSGVDAKGSAAYERRFLVPSEPPTRSDTIIRLEYFVEVTAKVLGMAYSPQVQIPVIIGTVPLMNLNQRQQRASIVEAHMTTTSSLTRKIFHASVPSLAIPHTFEKSAGRVDVNIQDDDESPSLGTVPFTPRYPMYHFDTDNKLATHNGAFPQVHSANAYKSEKLPPKNTTTTDR; encoded by the exons ATGGCATCTTCGCCGGCGTGTACAATCTCGTTTGATGACAATTTTCACGGTGTATTTTTTGCCGGCCAGAAATTTACCGGCACGGTAGATATCGACCTTCCGAAAACGAAGAAAGTGAAAG GAATTTCATTAAAAGTTACCGGACTAGCACGTGTCCTATGGACGGAAACCTACGGTACAGGAACAACGATTGCATTCCAGGGACGGGAAGATTTTCTCAAGCATGTAGTGGTCTTTGTACGATCCGACACGG ATGAACCGATAGTAATGGACCCGGGACGCCAGGTttacaaatttgctttacaACTGCCAAACTCGCTGCCCACATCCTTCGAAGGTGATTACGGTTACATCCGCTATACAGCTCGAGTCATCTTTGAGCGGCCGTGGAAATTCGATCTCACCTATAAAATTGCGTTCACCGTCGTGAACCAACTTAACCTCAACACCATCTCGCCCCCCTTGAACGTACCTGTAGTGCAAGAGCATATCAAGCACTTTTACTGTGGTCCATGCCGTTCCGAGCCACTTACCATTAACGTGATGCTGCCGATGACGGGATACGTCCCGGGACAGTTTGTTCTCACCACAGTGAGCATTTCTAATGGCAGCAATAAGTGTATCGCTGAAGTGAAGCTCAAGCTTCGCCGACAGGTACGATATTGTAGCAAAACACCCTACCAACAGAACCGGACAGTCTACAACACACTGGCCAAGTTTCAATGCAGTGGTGTCGATGCGAAGGGATCGGCAGCATACGAAAGACGGTTTCTAGTGCCATCGGAACCACCAACACGCAGCGACACTATCATTCGTCTCGAGTACTTTGTAGAAGTGACCGCCAAGGTATTGGGAATGGCCTACAGTCCACAGGTGCAAATTCCTGTGATAATCGGTACAGTGCCACTAATGAACCTCAACCAACGGCAACAGAGGGCATCCATTGTGGAGGCCCACATGACGACTACATCATCTTTAACTCGAAAAATCTTTCACGCCAGTGTGCCGTCTCTCGCTA TCCCTCACACGTTTGAAAAATCAGCTGGTCGTGTCGATGTCAACATTCAGGATGATGACGAGTCCCCGTCGCTTGGTACAGTGCCATTTACTCCACGTTATCCAATGTATCATTTCGACACAGATAATAAGCTTGCTACGCACAATGGAGCATTTCCTCAGGTTCACTCGGCAAACGCGTACAAAAGCGAAAAATTGCCACCAAAAAATACGACAACGACGGACAGATAG